In Acaryochloris marina S15, a single genomic region encodes these proteins:
- a CDS encoding tetratricopeptide repeat protein: MLKSNKLFGLGMVLLLTLGPKTAIALEDNLAGLIRQGQAHLQQRNYQAAIATFTQAILLDPDSAAPYFHRGKVRFELEDDFGALEDFDDAVQRDSRFAEAYLYRGSVRLSLGDQTNGLVDLRRAAGLFAKQGNQQEYQRTVRLIRHFNPNFTP; the protein is encoded by the coding sequence ATGTTGAAATCAAACAAACTATTCGGTTTAGGGATGGTGCTGCTGCTGACTTTAGGCCCCAAGACGGCTATCGCATTGGAGGACAATCTTGCCGGTTTAATTCGTCAAGGGCAGGCTCATCTACAACAGCGAAATTATCAAGCTGCGATCGCAACCTTCACCCAAGCAATTCTTCTCGATCCAGATAGTGCCGCTCCCTACTTCCATCGGGGAAAAGTGCGGTTTGAGCTGGAGGATGACTTCGGGGCGCTAGAAGATTTTGATGATGCGGTGCAGCGAGACTCCCGATTCGCAGAAGCCTATCTGTATCGGGGAAGTGTCAGGCTCTCTTTGGGAGATCAAACGAATGGGTTGGTCGATCTGAGACGGGCCGCAGGGCTGTTTGCCAAACAGGGCAATCAGCAAGAATATCAACGAACTGTGCGGTTAATTCGACATTTCAATCCAAACTTTACCCCTTAA
- a CDS encoding response regulator transcription factor, with protein MSPLIRLLVVEDHPVVRHGIIAILSQAEDMDVIAEAENGLEAIDQYQKHQPDITLMDLRMPHLEGVEAIARIRAKTSKAQIIILTTYDTDEDIYRGLQAGARGYILKDTTATELIHAIRTVHGGKRYIPSEVALKLADRIDDSDLTDRELEVLQLLSKGNSNQEIAAALTISEGTVKFHINNILSKLGVKDRTQAVIVALKKGLARLD; from the coding sequence ATGTCTCCACTCATCCGTCTCCTTGTCGTTGAAGATCACCCTGTTGTCCGCCATGGCATTATTGCTATCCTCAGTCAGGCCGAGGATATGGATGTGATTGCCGAAGCCGAAAACGGTTTAGAAGCCATTGACCAATACCAGAAGCATCAGCCTGATATCACCCTTATGGATCTGCGGATGCCCCATCTCGAAGGGGTCGAAGCGATTGCCCGCATTCGAGCCAAAACCTCCAAAGCCCAGATCATCATTCTCACAACCTACGATACGGACGAAGACATCTATCGGGGACTTCAGGCCGGAGCACGGGGTTATATTCTCAAAGACACCACAGCCACAGAACTGATCCATGCTATCCGCACTGTTCATGGTGGCAAACGCTACATTCCTTCAGAAGTCGCACTCAAACTAGCTGACCGGATTGACGATAGCGATCTCACGGATCGGGAACTCGAAGTTTTGCAACTCCTGAGCAAGGGGAACAGCAACCAAGAAATTGCCGCTGCCCTAACGATTTCCGAAGGGACCGTCAAGTTTCATATCAACAACATTCTTTCCAAATTGGGGGTCAAAGATCGCACTCAAGCGGTGATTGTAGCCTTAAAAAAAGGATTAGCCCGACTCGACTAG
- the fbp gene encoding class 1 fructose-bisphosphatase, which produces MSLPTTFNGHLWQQHRRSEQPIEISILLTQMGFAAKVLAQEISRAALVGNLGLVGEKNATGDAQKKLDVFSNQIMIDAFSNIGLVAAIASEELDQVKLIECGQQAQYILCTDPLDGSSNTDTGSAVGTIFGIYRRQTTGYCSTEADALQPGTELVAAGYVLYDTSTMLVYSTGSRVDGFTLDPSLGEFLLSHENIRCPETGKTYSANLSYYQEWHPHIQNFADYLGDRKSHTAHTLRYSGALVADVHRCLLEGGLYFYPPTEDQPDGKLRLLYECAPLAFLVEQAGGRATSGQARIMELEVTSIHQRSPLVIGSQSAVDLYQTFLEQGKAP; this is translated from the coding sequence ATGAGTCTTCCTACTACCTTCAACGGGCATCTCTGGCAACAGCATCGACGCTCTGAGCAGCCGATTGAAATCTCCATCTTGTTGACTCAGATGGGCTTTGCGGCCAAGGTGCTGGCCCAGGAAATCAGTCGAGCCGCCCTAGTGGGCAATTTAGGTCTCGTCGGTGAGAAAAATGCCACAGGAGATGCTCAAAAAAAGCTCGATGTGTTTAGCAATCAGATCATGATTGATGCTTTTTCAAACATCGGTTTGGTGGCTGCGATCGCATCCGAAGAACTCGACCAGGTGAAGTTGATTGAATGCGGCCAGCAGGCCCAATATATTCTCTGCACCGATCCTCTAGATGGTTCCTCTAACACCGATACAGGCAGTGCTGTCGGCACAATCTTTGGTATCTATCGCCGTCAAACGACTGGATATTGCAGTACCGAAGCGGATGCCCTGCAGCCCGGTACAGAACTGGTGGCTGCGGGCTATGTCCTCTATGACACCAGTACGATGTTGGTCTATTCCACTGGCAGCCGGGTTGATGGGTTTACCCTTGATCCGAGTTTGGGGGAATTCCTCCTCTCCCATGAGAATATTCGCTGTCCTGAAACAGGCAAGACCTATAGTGCCAACTTGAGCTATTACCAGGAATGGCATCCCCATATCCAAAACTTTGCGGATTACTTGGGCGATCGCAAGTCTCATACAGCCCATACCCTCCGCTATAGCGGTGCCCTCGTTGCTGATGTCCATCGCTGTCTACTAGAGGGAGGACTCTATTTTTATCCCCCCACAGAGGATCAGCCTGACGGCAAGCTGCGGTTGCTGTATGAATGTGCGCCATTGGCCTTTTTGGTGGAACAAGCAGGGGGGAGGGCGACCTCCGGCCAAGCTCGAATTATGGAGCTAGAAGTGACCTCTATTCACCAGCGGTCGCCCCTGGTGATTGGCAGCCAATCTGCTGTTGATCTATACCAAACCTTTCTGGAGCAAGGGAAAGCACCCTAG
- a CDS encoding helix-turn-helix domain-containing protein, whose amino-acid sequence MSIQEQLEQPFYKLEGFSFYAANEPPTCYEEHRHDELEICLMLNDAAAQVEWLPTDGGSKYRQISADKLCIIPSHHSHTLAWDMPADYILIFLHPSFVLQTTYEWTLSRSVQFEGQYAISDSLIHSLALTMRSAFDNQEFIDHLYIDSLVNVLAMYLLKAHSDCQSVISNSPRPQRWLRQTLDYIHDSLGQDLRLSTLANIAQMSESSFCHLFKEQMSISPHQYVIRQRIEKARLLLIDKKLPIVEIAYDCGFNSQSHLTLYFRQHVGITPKAYQDAH is encoded by the coding sequence ATGAGCATTCAAGAGCAATTAGAGCAGCCGTTTTATAAACTGGAAGGCTTCTCCTTTTATGCCGCTAACGAACCCCCGACTTGTTATGAGGAACATCGTCACGATGAACTCGAAATATGTTTAATGCTCAATGACGCAGCCGCACAGGTCGAGTGGCTGCCAACAGATGGTGGATCAAAATATCGCCAAATCTCTGCCGATAAGCTCTGTATTATTCCATCTCACCATTCCCACACCCTTGCCTGGGACATGCCTGCAGACTACATTTTAATCTTTTTGCATCCGAGCTTTGTTCTCCAAACCACCTATGAATGGACCCTGAGTCGCTCCGTTCAGTTTGAAGGCCAATATGCCATTTCCGATTCACTGATTCATTCCCTCGCCCTAACCATGCGCTCCGCCTTTGACAACCAGGAATTTATTGATCATCTCTACATTGATTCCTTGGTCAACGTATTAGCAATGTATCTCCTCAAAGCCCACTCGGATTGTCAGTCTGTTATCAGTAACTCTCCTCGACCTCAGAGGTGGTTGCGACAGACCCTTGACTATATTCATGATTCCCTCGGGCAAGATCTGCGACTATCAACCCTGGCAAATATTGCCCAAATGAGTGAGAGCAGTTTTTGTCATCTTTTTAAGGAGCAGATGAGTATCTCCCCCCACCAATATGTTATTCGCCAACGCATTGAGAAGGCCAGATTGCTGCTCATTGATAAGAAGTTACCGATTGTAGAGATTGCCTATGACTGTGGCTTCAATAGTCAAAGTCATTTAACACTCTATTTCCGACAGCATGTTGGCATAACCCCCAAGGCTTATCAAGATGCTCATTAA
- a CDS encoding AraC family transcriptional regulator, with protein MNPNEDFCSPDEDSPICSVNCGDPDSILQICPERPQLSSQAAGWDGLILKEHHQPAHTTPAHEFTQHVLILSPLDEEFEVEYQLGELSFQGPYGNGEIMIIPAHTRQQCQWHQGVKFLSLSLEPQFFETAAYDLTTVNRFELLPNIAVQDRLIYDIGTALRQELNTLDLADHLYVDSLVTALSIHLMKRYCAQVPRISDPSDKGLSPVLLSRALAYINDQLDQNLKLVDLAKEVGMSRYYFSRLFKKSMGIAPHQYAIKQRIEKAKRLLKQSNIPIAMIAQQCGFTNPSHLSKYFRQLTGVTPKAFRDQYR; from the coding sequence ATGAACCCCAATGAGGATTTTTGCTCTCCTGATGAAGATTCACCGATCTGCTCCGTCAACTGCGGCGATCCAGACTCTATTCTCCAAATTTGTCCTGAACGCCCTCAACTCTCTAGTCAGGCAGCTGGGTGGGATGGACTCATTCTTAAAGAACACCATCAACCGGCTCATACCACACCAGCCCATGAGTTCACTCAGCATGTATTAATCCTTTCGCCCTTGGATGAAGAATTTGAGGTGGAGTATCAGTTAGGAGAGCTATCCTTTCAGGGACCCTATGGCAATGGGGAGATTATGATTATTCCAGCCCATACCCGCCAGCAGTGTCAGTGGCATCAGGGGGTAAAGTTTCTCAGCCTTAGCCTCGAACCTCAATTTTTCGAGACGGCTGCTTATGATTTAACAACTGTAAATCGCTTTGAATTACTGCCGAATATTGCTGTTCAAGATCGTTTGATCTATGACATTGGCACGGCCTTACGGCAAGAACTCAATACTCTCGACCTCGCGGATCACCTGTATGTTGACTCCCTAGTCACCGCCTTATCCATCCATTTGATGAAACGGTATTGTGCTCAAGTTCCCCGCATCAGTGATCCCTCTGACAAAGGCTTGTCCCCAGTGCTGTTGAGTCGGGCATTGGCATATATCAACGATCAATTGGATCAAAATCTGAAATTAGTGGATCTTGCCAAAGAAGTAGGCATGAGTCGTTATTACTTTTCACGACTGTTTAAGAAATCTATGGGGATTGCCCCTCACCAGTACGCCATTAAGCAGCGCATCGAAAAAGCTAAGCGGTTGCTGAAGCAATCGAATATCCCCATCGCCATGATTGCTCAACAGTGTGGTTTTACCAATCCGAGCCACTTGAGCAAATATTTTCGTCAACTCACCGGAGTTACCCCAAAAGCCTTTCGAGACCAATATCGTTGA
- a CDS encoding DM13 domain-containing protein: protein MITKSLITVAAILTFTPTLVWAADVLEGATVVESATFTGESDHAVSGKVEIVKKGKVYYLVLGEDFSFDGAPDPRLGFSSQDSFVETSTFSGLNLDNGKQIYRLPATLDISNFDEVTIWCEKFGVPLAEAKF, encoded by the coding sequence ATGATTACGAAATCTTTAATTACAGTCGCTGCCATTCTTACGTTCACACCCACATTAGTGTGGGCCGCTGATGTCTTAGAGGGGGCAACGGTGGTTGAATCTGCCACCTTTACAGGGGAAAGCGATCATGCCGTCAGTGGCAAAGTTGAGATTGTTAAAAAGGGCAAAGTCTATTACCTCGTTCTGGGTGAAGACTTCTCCTTTGATGGTGCTCCTGATCCCCGTTTGGGCTTTTCGAGTCAGGATTCTTTTGTTGAAACCAGTACGTTTTCAGGTCTCAACCTTGATAATGGCAAGCAAATCTATCGGCTACCTGCCACCCTTGATATCAGTAACTTTGATGAAGTAACCATTTGGTGCGAAAAGTTTGGCGTGCCTTTGGCAGAAGCAAAATTCTAA
- the zwf gene encoding glucose-6-phosphate dehydrogenase — protein sequence MITATAPSLNATDPIQAVGPCIIVIFGAAGDLTKRKLIPALHNLAQNKLLPDSFAILGIGRTPIQTEAFRTQIHQNLQKFASDLLEADLWQWLEPRLHYLAGNFQAPETYGHLVQQLQQLDQDFGTQGNYLFYFATAPTFFTEITQQLGAAGLVQETPDQWRRIIFEKPFGQDLASAQTLNQVIGQVLTEPQIYRIDHYLGKETVQNILVFRFGNGLFEPVWNHRYIDHVQITVAEQVGVESRGGYYEGSGALRDMMQNHLFQLLALTAMEPPVSFEADAVRDEKSKVLKAIEPLTAEEVLTCAVRGQYGEGLMKEQPVSAYRLESRVSPDSNTETFAALKLTIDNWRWAGVPFYLRTGKRLPERVSEIAIQFKRVPSLLFRETSIDQLTDNFLVLRLQPNEGISLQFGAKVPGPKVRMGSVNMDFCYANYFDSTPTTGYETLLYDCMIGDATLFQRSDNVELGWQVVTPILDVWNALPSRDFPNYGAGSWGPQAATELMARDGRQWRSTSPQFCS from the coding sequence ATGATCACTGCCACAGCACCCAGCTTAAACGCGACTGATCCCATTCAAGCAGTCGGTCCTTGCATCATTGTTATTTTTGGAGCGGCTGGAGACTTAACCAAACGGAAGTTAATTCCGGCCCTCCATAACCTAGCCCAGAACAAACTCCTACCGGATTCCTTCGCCATCCTAGGGATTGGCCGCACCCCAATTCAAACCGAAGCATTTCGCACCCAAATTCACCAGAATTTACAGAAATTTGCTTCAGATTTACTGGAAGCAGATTTATGGCAGTGGCTGGAGCCCCGGCTTCATTACCTAGCGGGTAACTTTCAGGCCCCAGAGACCTATGGTCATCTAGTTCAACAACTACAGCAGCTCGATCAAGACTTTGGCACCCAGGGCAACTATCTTTTTTATTTCGCCACGGCCCCGACCTTTTTTACGGAGATTACCCAGCAGCTCGGTGCAGCTGGACTTGTTCAGGAAACCCCTGATCAGTGGCGACGGATTATTTTTGAAAAGCCCTTTGGCCAGGATCTAGCCTCTGCCCAGACATTAAATCAAGTCATTGGTCAGGTCCTCACCGAACCGCAGATCTACCGGATTGATCATTATTTAGGTAAGGAAACGGTTCAGAATATTTTGGTGTTTCGGTTTGGTAACGGCCTATTTGAGCCTGTTTGGAACCACCGCTACATTGATCATGTACAGATTACCGTTGCTGAACAGGTGGGGGTTGAGAGTCGCGGGGGCTACTACGAAGGTTCAGGTGCCCTGCGAGATATGATGCAAAATCATCTGTTTCAGCTCTTAGCGCTCACGGCCATGGAGCCACCGGTCTCTTTTGAGGCAGATGCGGTTCGGGATGAGAAATCTAAAGTTCTCAAGGCCATCGAGCCCCTCACGGCAGAAGAGGTTCTCACCTGTGCGGTCCGCGGACAATATGGCGAGGGTCTGATGAAGGAACAGCCGGTTTCTGCCTATCGACTAGAATCTCGGGTATCTCCAGACTCGAATACGGAAACCTTTGCGGCTCTTAAGCTCACTATTGATAACTGGCGATGGGCGGGAGTGCCCTTTTACCTGCGCACGGGCAAACGGCTGCCTGAGCGAGTCAGTGAAATTGCGATTCAGTTCAAGCGAGTCCCTTCCCTGCTATTTCGGGAGACTTCCATTGATCAGCTGACCGATAACTTTTTAGTCCTCCGATTGCAGCCCAATGAAGGCATCAGTCTTCAATTTGGGGCCAAAGTGCCTGGCCCTAAGGTCCGCATGGGCAGTGTCAATATGGACTTTTGCTATGCCAACTACTTTGATTCCACCCCAACCACTGGGTATGAAACCTTGTTGTATGACTGCATGATTGGCGATGCCACTCTATTCCAACGATCCGACAATGTGGAGTTGGGCTGGCAGGTCGTTACGCCGATTTTAGATGTGTGGAATGCCCTCCCCAGCAGAGATTTTCCGAACTATGGGGCTGGGAGTTGGGGACCTCAAGCAGCCACAGAATTGATGGCACGAGATGGACGTCAATGGCGCAGCACCAGTCCTCAGTTTTGCAGTTAA
- a CDS encoding GMC oxidoreductase, with protein sequence MDNTYDIIIIGTGAGGGTMARALAPTGKRILILEKGGFVPREMDNFDPHVNWVEKRYTPNDTWYHQDQPFRPSHPHYYVGGNTKFYGSALFRLREKDFEEVEHYDGLSPAWPISYADLEPYYAIGEKWYYVHGADGADPTEPRRSSPYPYEPLQHEPRIQRLNDDLANQGLHPFPIPMGMRMGHDGEDGATSSLDLWPQFDGYPDPYEIKADSHIVGIRPALTYDNVTLKTNSPVDQLVADASGRKIETVVVKTDAGEAIEYAADLVIVAAGALGSALLFLRSQQTHHPNGLANSTSLVGRNFMGHNNATLIAISKTPNDATFEKTLALADYYWGDQDFKYPMGLIQMLGNFNEALMKLESPEPLLGMTHAEMASHSLDFWLQSEDLPRVENGISYNSSGQVVFDYQANNVEPANQLKKRLTDFLDCAGCHPGTHAVDLYLGSMVGIPLGHTMGTMKMGTDASQSVLDPYCQPHELDNVFVTDGSFFVSAGAVNPTLTIIAQTLRVADYIKSQRL encoded by the coding sequence ATGGATAACACCTACGACATCATCATCATTGGTACGGGTGCGGGGGGCGGCACCATGGCTAGAGCATTAGCTCCCACAGGGAAACGTATTTTGATTTTAGAGAAAGGGGGATTTGTTCCCCGAGAGATGGACAATTTTGACCCCCATGTGAACTGGGTGGAGAAACGATACACTCCCAATGATACCTGGTATCACCAGGACCAGCCTTTTAGACCCAGTCATCCCCACTACTATGTGGGCGGTAATACCAAGTTCTATGGATCTGCCCTCTTTCGTCTGCGAGAAAAAGATTTTGAAGAAGTTGAACATTATGATGGCCTTTCCCCAGCTTGGCCTATTTCCTACGCCGATCTAGAGCCTTACTATGCCATCGGTGAAAAATGGTATTACGTTCACGGTGCAGACGGCGCAGACCCGACAGAACCTCGGCGTAGTTCCCCCTATCCCTATGAACCCCTCCAACATGAACCACGAATCCAACGACTCAACGACGATCTAGCCAATCAGGGACTGCATCCGTTCCCCATTCCCATGGGCATGCGTATGGGTCATGATGGAGAAGATGGAGCTACCAGTAGCTTGGATTTATGGCCGCAATTCGATGGCTATCCCGATCCCTATGAAATTAAGGCAGATTCCCATATTGTGGGCATTCGTCCAGCTCTGACCTATGACAATGTGACCCTCAAAACCAATAGCCCTGTAGACCAACTCGTCGCCGATGCTTCTGGCCGCAAAATAGAAACAGTCGTTGTGAAGACGGACGCTGGAGAAGCCATCGAGTATGCTGCTGACCTGGTGATTGTGGCAGCGGGGGCTTTGGGATCAGCGTTGCTGTTTTTGCGATCGCAACAGACCCATCACCCCAACGGCCTTGCCAACTCGACAAGTCTAGTCGGTCGCAACTTTATGGGGCATAACAACGCCACCTTAATTGCCATCAGCAAAACGCCGAACGATGCCACCTTTGAAAAGACCCTAGCCCTGGCTGATTACTATTGGGGAGATCAGGACTTTAAATATCCGATGGGTTTGATTCAAATGCTGGGTAACTTTAATGAAGCCCTGATGAAATTAGAGTCCCCAGAACCGCTACTAGGCATGACCCATGCGGAAATGGCTTCACATTCCTTAGACTTCTGGCTGCAAAGTGAAGACTTACCCAGAGTCGAAAACGGCATTTCTTACAACAGTTCAGGCCAAGTTGTCTTTGACTACCAGGCCAATAATGTCGAGCCTGCGAATCAGCTCAAGAAACGGCTCACTGATTTCCTCGACTGTGCGGGTTGTCATCCCGGTACTCACGCTGTTGACTTGTATCTAGGCAGCATGGTGGGCATCCCCCTTGGACACACCATGGGCACGATGAAGATGGGGACAGATGCCAGTCAGTCCGTCCTCGATCCCTATTGCCAGCCCCATGAATTGGACAATGTATTTGTGACTGATGGCAGTTTCTTTGTCTCAGCAGGAGCGGTTAACCCCACTCTGACTATCATTGCCCAGACCCTCAGGGTTGCCGATTATATCAAAAGCCAAAGGTTATAG
- a CDS encoding VOC family protein, which produces MLVSQAARFHPPVLGQAVLERTAADPQLLQSAAQKNLVAVKGVSLTVSDMDQALAFYTKILPFKKVSDTEVTGTEYERLQGVFGLRMRVVQLQLGRESIELIDYLTPGGRPIPVDSRSNDLWFQHMAIVVRDMDAAYQLLRQHKVQHASTGPQKLPDSIPAAAGIEAFYFRDPDGHNLEIIFFPPDKGDPRWQEPTEELFLGIDHTAIATSDTQASRNFYENLLGLKLAGQSENFGTEQEHLNNVFGARLLISGLKAPTGPGVEFLDYLAPANGRPIPIDSKADDLWHWTTIIQVKNIEQAADQLRQGGATFISPGVITLPPNKLGFRKGFLVKDPDGHVLRIVQF; this is translated from the coding sequence GTGCTGGTCAGTCAGGCTGCCAGATTCCACCCTCCAGTACTCGGTCAAGCCGTTCTAGAAAGGACTGCAGCAGACCCTCAATTGCTTCAGTCTGCGGCTCAGAAAAATCTAGTGGCCGTGAAAGGGGTTAGTCTCACGGTCTCGGATATGGACCAAGCTTTGGCATTCTATACAAAAATATTGCCCTTCAAAAAAGTCTCAGATACCGAGGTGACGGGGACGGAATATGAACGGTTGCAAGGCGTCTTTGGTTTGCGAATGCGGGTTGTGCAATTGCAGTTGGGGCGGGAAAGCATTGAGCTAATTGACTACCTAACGCCTGGGGGGCGCCCCATTCCTGTTGATTCTCGCAGTAACGATCTCTGGTTTCAACACATGGCGATTGTGGTGCGGGACATGGATGCGGCCTATCAGCTCCTGCGGCAACATAAGGTTCAGCACGCTTCCACAGGTCCCCAAAAACTCCCAGACTCTATTCCAGCAGCGGCAGGGATTGAAGCATTTTATTTTCGGGACCCCGATGGCCACAACTTAGAAATTATCTTCTTCCCACCCGACAAAGGGGATCCACGCTGGCAAGAGCCGACGGAGGAATTGTTTTTGGGGATTGATCATACTGCGATCGCAACCTCCGATACCCAAGCCAGTCGTAATTTTTATGAAAATCTTCTGGGTCTCAAACTCGCAGGCCAAAGCGAAAACTTCGGGACAGAACAGGAACACCTCAACAATGTTTTTGGGGCCAGACTCCTGATTAGTGGCCTCAAAGCCCCCACAGGCCCTGGCGTCGAATTTTTAGATTATTTAGCCCCCGCCAATGGTCGACCCATTCCCATCGATAGCAAAGCAGATGACCTCTGGCATTGGACCACCATTATTCAGGTTAAAAATATCGAGCAGGCTGCAGACCAACTTCGTCAGGGAGGAGCAACCTTCATCTCCCCTGGAGTGATCACCCTGCCCCCAAACAAACTGGGCTTCCGTAAAGGATTTCTAGTCAAAGATCCCGATGGACATGTCCTTCGTATTGTCCAGTTCTAG
- a CDS encoding thioredoxin domain-containing protein, with protein MPPPLRPCDHYQGSLDEVVTLIIYGDYQCSQSSQAYRTVNNILNTSTHPFCLVYRHFPQTPPHTPAWKAAEAAEAASAQGKFWEMHDLLYQHSASLEDDKLVEYAVEIGLHIPHFLKGLTSHTHTAQVQADVDSGIANAVKTPPTVLISIRCQKSQSLEPLLSKVKEIAALTQSKDSS; from the coding sequence ATGCCGCCGCCCTTACGCCCTTGCGATCATTATCAAGGTTCTCTCGATGAGGTTGTGACTCTCATCATCTATGGAGATTATCAATGTTCCCAGTCATCCCAAGCCTACAGAACAGTCAACAATATTTTGAATACATCCACCCATCCCTTCTGTTTAGTCTATCGACACTTTCCCCAAACCCCACCCCATACTCCCGCGTGGAAGGCTGCCGAGGCGGCCGAGGCCGCCTCAGCTCAGGGGAAGTTTTGGGAGATGCATGACCTCTTATATCAGCATTCAGCAAGCTTAGAAGATGACAAACTGGTCGAGTATGCGGTCGAGATTGGCCTTCATATTCCCCACTTTCTTAAAGGTCTCACTAGCCATACCCATACTGCGCAAGTACAGGCTGATGTGGACAGTGGGATTGCTAATGCAGTCAAAACCCCGCCTACTGTCTTGATTAGTATTCGCTGTCAAAAAAGTCAATCCTTAGAACCCCTCCTTTCTAAGGTGAAAGAGATTGCTGCACTGACTCAATCTAAAGATAGTTCTTAA
- the gnd gene encoding phosphogluconate dehydrogenase (NAD(+)-dependent, decarboxylating), which produces MEIGMIGLGRMGANIVRRLMRYGHSCVVYNRTPDKVTQLEAEGAIGAVSLEDLVQKLTPPRTIWVMVPAGEVTEQMIMMLADKLDRDDIIIDGGNSYYKDDVRRAQTLQNQGIHYVDVGTSGGVWGLDRGYCLMIGGPQEAVDHLDPILKTIAPGKGDIETTPGRDSLNATAEEGYLHCGPVGAGHFVKMVHNGVEYALMQAYAEGFDIFRSANSDELPAAHRYNLNTADIAEVWRRGSVVGSWLLDLTAMALAEDPALSGYSGHVQDSGEGRWTLMAAIESAVPADVLSAALYTRFRSRQEHTFAEKVLSAMRYKFGGHVEK; this is translated from the coding sequence ATGGAAATCGGAATGATCGGTCTCGGTCGAATGGGGGCCAATATTGTTCGGCGTCTGATGCGTTATGGACATAGTTGTGTGGTCTATAACCGTACGCCAGATAAAGTCACCCAACTCGAAGCTGAAGGGGCTATCGGAGCTGTCTCGTTAGAGGATTTAGTCCAAAAGCTCACCCCTCCCCGCACCATCTGGGTGATGGTGCCTGCGGGAGAAGTGACTGAGCAGATGATCATGATGCTGGCAGACAAACTGGACCGCGACGACATTATTATTGATGGCGGCAACTCTTACTACAAAGACGATGTGAGACGAGCCCAAACCCTTCAAAACCAAGGTATTCACTATGTCGATGTTGGGACTAGTGGAGGGGTTTGGGGATTAGACAGAGGCTACTGCTTGATGATTGGGGGACCCCAGGAGGCCGTCGACCATCTGGACCCTATTTTGAAAACCATTGCGCCAGGCAAAGGAGATATCGAAACTACCCCCGGCCGAGACTCGCTCAATGCTACCGCCGAAGAAGGTTATCTGCATTGTGGTCCCGTGGGGGCTGGACATTTCGTCAAGATGGTACATAACGGCGTTGAATATGCGCTGATGCAGGCCTATGCCGAGGGCTTTGATATTTTTCGCAGTGCGAACTCCGATGAACTGCCTGCTGCCCATCGATACAACTTGAACACGGCTGACATTGCCGAGGTCTGGCGACGGGGGAGTGTGGTGGGTTCATGGTTGCTCGATCTAACCGCCATGGCTTTAGCTGAGGATCCAGCTTTGTCTGGCTATTCTGGCCATGTCCAAGACTCCGGTGAAGGACGGTGGACCTTAATGGCTGCCATCGAATCTGCCGTTCCGGCGGATGTCCTATCCGCTGCTCTATATACGCGGTTTCGCTCTCGCCAAGAGCATACCTTCGCCGAAAAAGTATTGTCGGCCATGCGCTACAAGTTTGGCGGTCATGTAGAAAAGTAA